The following are from one region of the Pocillopora verrucosa isolate sample1 chromosome 3, ASM3666991v2, whole genome shotgun sequence genome:
- the LOC131775425 gene encoding melanopsin-B-like produces MSPSTGVLSTTPTTINSNQEFYLSANILIPYGIVMTLILVFGSVGNVLTILVLRCPEHKKKNITPLMINLAIVDIIIIVFGYPVVVASNYTSSGLNVRESRISCIWSGFINGSTGIASIANLTMMSLVMFHGVSSVTKTTKISTIKMAAIITFTWVYGVVAMIPPLVGWNEFVPGASGISCCPNWVPETKAGVAYNMLLVFIGFVLPLCVIIFCYYRIYSFIRIQQPTSGNASVEASRRKSQIKMMRMIAMSIAAFVLSWSPYCLVSIIATIRGTNTLTPSEAEVPDLLAKASVIYNPIVYTVMNDRFRATLLRIIPCNSFFSREVKPTSDSVSRSAGSIIDNANSFSEKRRSQKYQSEVF; encoded by the exons ATGAGTCCGTCAACTGGAGTTCTGAGCACGACTCCGACAACAATTAACAGCAATCAAGAATTCTATCTGAGTGCAAACATCCTCATTCCATATGGTATCGTCATGACCCTAATCTTGGTATTCGGTTCGGTTGGCAATGTTCTGACAATCCTGGTCTTACGTTGCCCtgaacacaaaaagaaaaacatcactCCACTCATGATAAACTTAGCGATTGTTGACATCATCATAATTGTCTTTGGCTATCCTGTGGTCGTCGCAAGTAACTATACGTCCTCTGGCCTTAACGTTCGTGAAAGTCGGATAAGCTGCATATGGTCGGGATTTATCAATGGCTCTACTGGCATCGCTTCAATCGCCAATCTGACCATGATGAGTTTGGTTATGTTTCACGGTGTCAGTTCAGTCACCAAGACAACAAAAATCTCCACCATCAAAATGGCTGCCATTATCACATTCACGTGGGTTTATGGAGTAGTGGCCATGATCCCGCCGTTAGTGGGCTGGAACGAATTCGTCCCAGGCGCCTCCGGTATCAGCTGCTGTCCCAATTGGGTGCCGGAAACGAAGGCTGGAGTGGCGTACAATATGTTGCTGGTTTTTATTGGCTTCGTGCTGCCACTGTGTGTGATCATTTTTTGTTACTACAGAATCTACAG CTTCATTCGCATTCAACAACCCACCTCAGGAAATGCCTCAGTAGAAGCCAGTCGAAGAAAGTCTCAGATCAAAATGATGCGCATGATTGCGATGTCAATTGCCGCCTTCGTGTTAAGCTGGTCGCCATATTGCCTGGTCAGCATCATCGCCACCATCCGGGGTACGAATACGTTAACACCTTCAGAGGCAGAAGTCCCGGATTTACTCGCCAAAGCCTCTGTAATCTACAACCCCATAGTGTACACGGTGATGAATGACAGATTTCGAGCAACTCTCCTACGCATCATCCCCTGCAACAGCTTTTTCTCAAGGGAGGTCAAGCCAACGTCGGATTCCGTTTCCAGGTCAGCCGGGTCCATTATCGACAATGCCAAttctttttctgaaaaaagaagatCGCAGAAATACCAGAGCGAAGTTTTTTAG
- the LOC131775437 gene encoding L-fucose kinase: MDETAVKTSWTAIVLTCQNKTSARTLQTELELRQSKGLISKDTLVLALEDPRGGVGSGGATLNALLVVTEHLSAKAGFQVANESVLENANILLMHMKGGDFPFSPCGRFFNTLPAKHSEESKENLYDALVTNFDYMLHVISETLSANAPAGVWICSADMLPSVDPQKRIDWNKLSDEIIVILSQENVQYAKDHGVVKLGEEGKVKDIIFRETEDEIRKCALSNGQVPVVVGTVYMNAKVASKMLNLHVFHPLDACTYYGLDNGAEPIQLSMIFDILLCLAEDVTESDFVCGERSGSYGRRNTRYETSRGYQSQLMLMRSARAQLWKSLRGLQLKGVLIENGTLDYMKASGECYRRQMLSSTNLLNFSGKSFDCNRLTHVTPCMSDSSSDYGSSVVINSIIDDSIIIGKDSVVSHCHLKGGMQFGCGSILIGLTSKDLEDFSLFGLSFPSDMCIIRCHISLPGLDVKQQTVLVAFGVHDDLQVPYMSPNSTFCNTPWKNFFDRAGISSEEVWLGVPEQERCLWNAKLFPVVYFNLHDEKRDVAPTVLELVIQILFSSFSTEKSRTDPNQNQVKRSDTHGLPSVLGDRIYGFEEVILRWRSSVRLSLKEIMSLIDSSSEFAWRKKLWFEIGTAQVNNTLKNCTNDCLLPFLKGCVKEGFAKDTLDILDQVASTATSPGVVARTLACIADVLGVMAGERAGLRSGPARNESWVNAFDLLDKGDIPAGVKALAEERSRWLDRKKKHLHVCWLFSRPDLLIRAARHYEGAEQILRRRAVFTAKQFFVTEKCKSLPIGHWVIAEAPARADLSGCWTDTPPITYEHGGAVLTVAINLNGKKVTGARVRKIQECEIVLVIHSGEHSVKVVCRELSDLANFTQPHAPGALLKACISFLDIVTLPSSEKLSEQLFRKYKAGFELHTWSTAPQGSGLGTSSILAGVILAALLRSTGCTASIDSLIHAVMIVEQMLTTGGGWQDNVGGLMPGFNIARSQATLPLKVEVEKLNLPQATIDALAKRLLCIYSGKPRLAKNLLQDVVRNWYARFPKITVNADDLVKNAEEAAKALRGGNIEKLGECMNCYRKQKCIMASGTEPKGISEMMKALEPLVLGQTLTGAGGGGFLVLLTKEPNMADKVRAVIERNKPSDELAFFEASIDLDGLTVRVEEDWDGLPVESACQLQ, translated from the exons ATGGATGAAACCGCGGTAAAAACCTCCTGGACTGCGATAGTTTTGACCTGTCAAAACAAAACGAGTGCAAGGACTCTCCAGACAG AACTTGAACTTCGTCAAAGTAAGGGATTGATTAGCAAAGATACACTGGTGTTGGCTCTTGAGGACCCCAGAGGGGGTGTTGGAAGTGGTGGGGCTACGCTGAATGCTTTGTTAGTTGTCACTGAGCATCTTAGCGCTAAAGCTGGTTTTCAG GTCGCTAATGAAAGTGTTCTAGAGAACGCAAACATTCTTCTAATGCACATG AAAGGTGGGGATTTTCCATTTAGTCCTTGTGGAAGATTCTTTAACACTCTACCTGCTAAACATTCGGAAGAATCAAAAGAGAATCTGTACGATGCTCTGGTGACAAACTTCGACTACATGCTCCATGTTATCTCAGAGACG CTATCGGCAAACGCCCCTGCGGGAGTGTGGATTTGTAGTGCAGATATGCTTCCGTCCGTGGATCCTCAAAAAA GAATTGATTGGAACAAGCTTTCAGATGAAATTATCGTGATTCTCTCTCAAGAAAATGTGCAATATGCAAAGGATCACGGGGTTGTGAAACTGGGAGAGGAG GGCAAAGTAAAAGATATAATATTTCGAGAAACTGAAGACGAAATAAGAAAATGCGCCCTTAGCAACGGCCAAGTACCAGTG GTTGTTGGTACAGTGTACATGAATGCCAAAGTGGCATCAAAGATGCTAAATCTTCATGTCTTTCATCCTCTGGACGCGTGCACTTATTATGGTTTGGACAACGGAGCGGAGCCAATCCAG TTATCGATGATCTTTGACATCCTTCTCTGCCTGGCTGAAGATGTAACGGAGTCAGATTTTGTTTGTGGTGAAAGAAGTGGTTCGTACGGACGCCGCAATACTCGGTATGAGACAAGCAGGGGTTATCAGAGCCAGCTGATGTTGATGAGAAGCGCGAGAGCACAGCTCTGGAAAAGTCTCCGAGGATTACAACTTAAAGGAG TTCTCATTGAAAACGGAACCCTTGATTACATGAAGGCCTCTGGGGAATGTTACAGGAGACAAATGCTTAGCAGCACTAACCTGCTTAACTTCAGTGGAAAGTCATTTGACTGCAATAGACTCACGCATGTAACCCCATGTATG AGTGACAGTTCTAGTGACTACGGTTCTTCTGTTGTAATCAATTCCATCATTGACGATAGCATCATAATAGGGAAGGATTCAGTTGTGTCGCACTGTCACTTGAAG ggTGGTATGCAGTTTGGATGTGGGTCTATCTTGATTGGTCTTACCTCGAAAGACCTCGAG GACTTTTCTTTATTTGGACTCAGTTTTCCAAGCGATATGTGTATCATACGCTGTCACATATCTCTCCCTGGTCTTGATGTAAAGCAACAGACGGTTTTGGTTGCATTTGGAGTTCATGATGATTTACAG GTGCCATATATGTCCCCTAACAGTACTTTCTGTAACACGCCTTGGAAGAACTTTTTTGACAGAGCCGGAATAAGTTCTGAGGAAGTTTGGCTCGGAGTG CCAGAACAAGAGAGATGTCTTTGGAACGCGAAACTCTTCCCTGTTGTTTATTTCAACCTCCACGACGAGAAAAGAGATGTAGCGCCCACTGTCTTGGAActtgttatacaaattctgtTTTCCAGCTTTTCAACCGAAAAAAGTAGAACAGATCCAAATCAGAACCAGGTCAAGAGGTCAGATACACATGGTCTTCCATCCGTTCTTGGAGATCGTATTTATGGATTTGAAGAAGTAATTTTGAG GTGGCGCTCCTCAGTTCGGCTATCACTGAAGGAAATCATGTCCTTGATTGATTCGTCATCAGAGTTTGCATGGAGAAAAAAACTATGGTTTGAAATTGGAACAGCGCAAGTGAATAACACATTAAAAAACTGCACGAATGATTGCCTGCTGCCTTTTTTGAAGGGCTGTGTAAAAGAAGGTTTCGCGAAAGATACTTTGGACATTTTAGATCAAG TTGCATCTACCGCCACCTCCCCAGGCGTGGTTGCACGGACCCTGGCCTGTATTGCTGACGTGTTGGGAGTGATGGCAGGAGAGAGGGCTGGGCTGAGAAGTGGACCAGCCCGCAATGAATCCTGGGTGAATGCGTTTGATCTTCTCGAT aAAGGTGATATACCTGCGGGTGTGAAAGCTCTCGCAGAGGAGCGCTCGCGTTGGCTCGACAG aaaaaaaaaacacttacatGTTTGTTGGTTATTCAGCAGACCTGATTTACTGATCCGAGCGGCTCGACATTATGAAGGAGCGGAACAGATTTTGAGAAGAAGGGCCGTATTCACAGCTAAACAG ttttttgTCACTGAGAAATGCAAATCCCTTCCCATTGGTCATTGGGTGATAGCTGAGGCACCtg CCCGGGCTGATTTATCTGGCTGTTGGACTGACACTCCACCCATAACGTATGAACATGGAGGAGCTGTACTAACTGTCGCCATTAACCTAAACGGAAAG AAAGTAACCGGAGCCAGAGTTAGGAAAATTCAGGA GTGTGAAATAGTTCTCGTGATTCACTCAGGAGAGCATAGCGTCAAAGTTGTCTGCAGGGAATTATCAGACTTAGCAAATTTCACCCAACCACATGCACCAG GTGCCCTTCTAAAGGCATGCATTAGCTTTCTGGACATTGTGACTCTTCCTTCAAGCGAAAAATTATCCGAACAGTTATTCAGAAAATACAAAGCTGGCTTTGAGCTTCACACCTGGTCAACCGCTCCTCAAGGGAGTGGGCTGGGCACAAGTAGCATTTTGGCGGGAGTTATCCTGGCGGCGCTTTTACGCTCGACTGGCTGTACAGCCAGCATAGATTCACTAATTCACGCCGTGATGATCGTAGAACAGATGCTAACTACGGGCGGTGGCTGGCAAGATAACGTTGGAGGACTGATGCCTGGTTTCAACATCGCTCGGTCCCAGGCCACCTTGCCTTTGAAAGTAGAAGTAGAGAAATTAAATCTTCCGCAAGCCACCATCGATGCATTAGCAAAACGTTTGCTTTGCATCTATTCAGGAAAGCCTCGTCTTGCCAAGAATTTATTACAG GATGTTGTCAGGAATTGGTACGCAAGATTTCCAAAGATTACTGTAAACGCAGATGATTTGGTAAAAAATGCAGAAGAGGCTGCTAAAGCTTTAAGGGGAG GAAATATTGAAAAGCTCGGCGAGTGTATGAACTGCTATAGGAAACAGAAGTGTATCATGGCATCTG